The following proteins are co-located in the Aurantiacibacter atlanticus genome:
- a CDS encoding acyl carrier protein produces MSDTAERVKKIVVEHLGVEEEKVTADASFIDDLGADSLDIVELVMAFEEEFGVEIPDDAAEKINTVGDANKYIEEHSS; encoded by the coding sequence ATGAGCGATACCGCTGAACGCGTGAAGAAGATCGTTGTCGAACATCTCGGTGTCGAAGAAGAAAAGGTGACTGCGGACGCCAGCTTCATCGATGACCTGGGCGCGGACAGCCTCGACATTGTCGAGCTGGTCATGGCCTTTGAGGAAGAATTCGGCGTTGAAATCCCGGACGACGCGGCCGAGAAAATCAACACGGTTGGCGATGCCAACAAGTACATCGAAGAGCATTCGTCCTAA